The sequence GGTATAACTGCTGATTCAGTAACTTATGATGCTCTTGTTGGAAAAGGTTTGAGTGAAGCTGCGGCAAGGGGGACAGCAGCATTATATGCGAAAGAACTTGGAATATTTACATTACAGACAGGTGTGTTTGGTGGTATCGTGTGTGGTATTGTGGCTTCGGCAATTACAAACAAATTTTCAGATAAAAAATTACCTGATTATTTGGCATTTTTCAGCGGAAACAGATTTGTGCCAGTTATGACGATTATTTTATTTATTCCTTTGGCGGCAATATTTCCGTTTATTTGGCCTACAATCTTTATGGGAATTGTAAAAGCTGGAGAAATGTTTGCGGCAACGGGAGCGATAGGAACATTCTTTTATGGATTTACAATGAGATTGTTAAATGTATTTGGATTACACCATGCTATATATCCTCTGTTCTGGTATACTCAGCTTGGAGGTTATCAGGAAGTAGCGGGACAGATGGTAGCAGGAGGACAAAATATATTCTTTGCACAGCTTGCAGATCCAACAGTGAAACATTTTAGTGCGACAGCTACAAAAACAATGACAGGCGGATTTTTACCTATGATGTTTGGATTACCTGCGGCAGCACTTGCAATGTACAGAACTGCAGATGATAAAAATAAGGCGGCTATAAAAGGAATATTATTGTCAGCTGCATTGACATCATTCCTTACAGGAATAACTGAACCGATAGAGTTTACTTTCTTATTTGTAGCACCTGCACTATATGTAATTCACGCATTGCTTGAAGGACTAGCATATATGCTGATGTATGTGCTTAATGTAGCAGTAGGAATTACATTCTCAAGAGGAATTATAGATTTTACTTTCTTTGGACTTTTACAAGGAAATGCGAAGACTTCATACTTTTGGATACTAATATTAGGGCCTGTATACGCACTTGTGTATTATTTTGTATTCAAAACATTAATTCTGAAATTCAATATTCTTACACCAGGTAGAGGAGATTCTGAAAATAAACTTTATACAAGAAAAGACTATAACGAAGCTAAAGGAAATACAGAACTCATAGATGATATAGTGGTTTCATTAGGAGGAGCAGAAAATATCGAAAATATAGATGCCTGCATTACAAGACTTAGAGTTACTGTAAAAGATGCTTCTATAGTTGCTGATGATGCAAGATGGAAAGAATTGCAGGCAAAAGGTGTAATTCGTTCTGGAAAAGGAATTCAGATAGTATATGGAACTCAGGCTGAAACATACAAAAACCAGATAAGAGAAAAATATAGAATATAATTTTTACAAATTTTATTTATTTTCGGTTTTAAAGTTCAAATTATACAGAAAATCTGATATAATTTTCTCAAGAATAAGAAATAATTATAGACGTGAGGAAATAAATGATTTATTTTATTGGAGGAAAAAAGCAGAGGGAATTTAAGTATTTTGAACTTTTGGAGAAAATTCGGAAGGAAAATGTTGGAATTAGTGAAAGTTTTTTTGATGTGGATTTAAAGGAAAATGAAAAATTTTTGGAGAAAATAAATATTAATTCAATATTTTCAAATCAGGAACTGGTTGTACTAAAAAGAGCGGAAAAGCTCAAAAATATTGAGGAAATTTTGAAATACATAGCAAACCTTGAAATTGTGAATAAGGAAATTATTATTGATTATGACAGGGAAGACGGTAAATTTGGAGTAAAATTAAAAAAGTTACTGGATGAACTTAGTAAAAATAAGCAAATGGAAGTTTTTTTATTTCAGAAGGAAACGGAAGAGGAAATTCGGGATTATGTTGTAAATGAACTGAATATAAATGCAAGAGATGTGGCAATGCTTCTAGAAATGATAGGGAACAATCCATTCAAAGTCAGAAATGAAGTTGCAAAAATTAAGATTTTTCTGGATGGAAAAAAGTTTGATATTGAAAAAATTAAAAATATCGTGTCTATTGAAAAAGATTATCAAATTTATGAAATGACACGAAACATATTAATAAACAATCCAACGGATGTAATGAGATATTTGGAGCAAAAAAAGGAATATATGGGAATTTTGTATTCCCTTTACAATGAGCTTGAAACAATGTACAAAATAAGTTCATTAAAAATGAAAGGGAGAAAATTCAGCAAAAATTACAACACTTTTAAAATGGAATTTGAAGAAATAAAGGAAATTTTCAAATCCAATAACAGAATTCCAAATTCTTATGCAATTTTCAAAAAATTTGAATTGGAGCAAAACTATACAAACGTCAATTTAAAAAAATTAGTTTTTAGATGCTGGGAAATCGAAAAGGATATAAAAACAGGGAAAATTGAGATGGAAACTGGAGTTGAAACATTAATAATGGAAATTTGTTCATTTTTTAGGAGAAAATAATTCGAGAAATTATATGTTACAAAGTAAAAAAATGGGGGGATATTTTTATGAAAACTGAACAGTAAAATTTTCTAAAAAAAGAAATTTTAGGTGAAATCATATTTTTTCAAAAATTTTTGAACTAATAGATTTATACTTGGCTCTAAAACTTTTGCTTCGTCAATTATAAAAAATCAATTTAAATTTGAAAACCCAGATTATAATTAATCTATTCAAATTTAAATATTTAACAAATATTAGCAAGAAGCTCCTGCTTCTTTAAGTGAGAATAGTTCATGTTCTATATTGAAGAAGCTCGAGCAAAGTTTAAAAATAAATATAAAAGAGGTGTATTTGTAATGGGAATATTAAAAAAAATATGGAATATGCTTCCAGAAGGGCGTCCAATTTGTGTTCCAGAACCTGAAGCGTGGGGAGTAAAACAAGAGGAAAACAAGGAAAGTGACAAAAATTTAAATAAAAAAGATAATGTGGAAAAGGTAAAAAATAACGCAGGATAAACACTTGAAAAATAAGGTAAATAGTTTTATGTTTCCTAACAGTCCTATCTAATAATCTGATTTTCATTTACAACAAGATCCAAAACTATATCGTGCTCTTCTATTGGAACGTTCTTGATAATCTGAAAATTATAGCACACACCAATAAATAAAACTTTTTTATTTTTTTCTCGAACTTTTTTCAAAAACGTATCATAATATCCCCCACCAAATCCAATCCTATTTTTCCCAAAATCAAAAGCAATTGCTGGAACAATTACAATATCTAAAATTTTTTCATCATAAAAATCATTGGAAGATGATTCGTAATACCCAAATTTGTGTAAAATAAGTTCATTTTCATTGTATTTATTAATTTTCATTTCCCGATTTTTGCTATCTGTAATTTTAGAAATAAAAAAATTTTTCTCAGGATAAAGTTCCATTAATTTTGTAATTCTTACTTCATTTTTCATATCCATAAAAATCATTACATTTTCAGCATTTTTTATAAATTTTTCCAAATTTTTAATAATCAGACTGCTTTTTTTCTCAACTTCTTCATAGGATAAATTATTCCTTTTTTTCAAAATCTCTTTTCTAATTTTATCTTTTTCTGTCTGTAAATCCGTTTTTCGATTTTTCATATTAAAACTCTCCTTAAAAAAATAATTCTGTTATCTGTCCCTAATAATTATAATATTTTTATAGTTATAATTTTCTATCATTCTTCTTTGTTTTTGTTCTTGATAGATAAATTCAATTTTTTTAATTACTTATAAATAAATAGTTTTAATAAATTACTTAATTTTCATTGGAATTCCAGACACAACAAAATACACTTCATCAGCTCTGTCTGCCACAACCTGATTCATTTTTCCCGCAATTTCACGAAAATACCGCCCCAGCGGATAATTTGGTACAAGTCCCATTCCAAGCTCATTTGATACAATTACGATATTTTCAAATTGATTTGCCACATTTAACAATTCATTCACTGAGTTTTCCACATTTTTATTCAACTTTTCCACGATTTGAACATATGATTTTTTGTCAAAATTATTCCAATCAACATCTTTTTCTTCAAAAATTATATTAGTAATCATATTTGTAAGGCAGTCTACAAGCATATTATTCTTAATTTCATTTTCTACTTTAAGAAAATATTTATTTAAATTATTTTCAAAATTTTTGTAAGTTTCCACTGTAATCCAGTTATTTTGCCGTCTTTCCTTATGTAACCTAACCTTTTCCTTCATTTCCTCATCAAACACAAGCGATGTTGCCAAATACACATTCTCCTGCTTCCCATTATTCAATTTCAAAATCAGTTCTTCCGAAAATTTACTTTTTCCACTTTTCGCACCACCAGTAACAAAAATTAACGCCATTTTTTGCTCCTTTTTTATTTATAATTTTCTACAAACAAAAAAACAACCTTATATAAAAGTTGTTGTTTTTAATTTTTTGTTTCAATCCTTATTTTACTGGATATGTAATTTTTACCACTTTTACTACAAGTTTATTTTATCATATTTTTTTGATTTTTCAAAATTTTTAATTTTCCCTTAAATGCTTTACTTTATCAAAGTGAAAAAAGAGAAAAATATAGCATTAAATTTCTCTCTTTTCTCAAATTATTAAAAAATATTTTAGTTAAGTTTTATTTTTTTCTGCTGTCAATTACTTTTTGTGCCAAATCTCCCATTAATTCTTCGTATCTTATGAGTTTCATTTCAAAATATCCACGTCCTTGCGTGATGGCTTTCAATTCATTGGCGTATTTGAATGTTTCTGACATTGGGGCTTCGGCTACAATTTTTTGTTTTGTGCCTTTGTGGGCTTCCATTCCGATTACTCTACCACGTTTTTTGTTAATATCTCCCATTACATCTCCAATGTATTCTTCTGGAATGATAATTGTAAGTTCCATAATTGGCTCAAGTAAAATTGGTTTTGCTTCCAACATTCCTTTTCTGAAAGCCAAGTTTGCTGCGATTTTGAAGGCTAGTTCTGAGGAATCCACATCGTGATATGAACCGTCGTATAAAACGGCTTTTATGTTAGTTACTGGGTAACCTGCTAAAACTCCTTCTTTGAGTGATTCCCTTAATCCTTTTTCTACCGCTGGAATGTATGATTTTGGTACACTTCCACCTGTGATTGTTTCTTCAAAAATAAAGTCGTCGTCTATGTGAGAGAATTTAATTAACACATCTCCGTATTGTCCGTGTCCACCTGATTGTTTTTTATGTTTTCCTTGAACGTCGGAAGTTCCCTTGATTGTTTCACGGTATGGTACTTTTAACTCGATAGTTTTTATTGTTATTCCAAATTTGGATTTCAATTTTTCGATAACTGTTGCAGAATGGAGTTCTCCTTGTACTCCTAGCACTGTCTGCCCTGTTTCAAGGTTTCTATGCCAAGTGAAAGATGGATCTTCTTCCATTAGACGATTAAGTCCAGAAGACATTTTTTCATCATCATTTTTGTTTAAAGGCTCTATTGCTACGAATAATTGTGGTTTTGGAAAAGTTATTTCCTTTAAGGCAGTTTCTTTTTCATCAGTTGACAATGTATC is a genomic window of Leptotrichia trevisanii DSM 22070 containing:
- the holA gene encoding DNA polymerase III subunit delta; protein product: MIYFIGGKKQREFKYFELLEKIRKENVGISESFFDVDLKENEKFLEKININSIFSNQELVVLKRAEKLKNIEEILKYIANLEIVNKEIIIDYDREDGKFGVKLKKLLDELSKNKQMEVFLFQKETEEEIRDYVVNELNINARDVAMLLEMIGNNPFKVRNEVAKIKIFLDGKKFDIEKIKNIVSIEKDYQIYEMTRNILINNPTDVMRYLEQKKEYMGILYSLYNELETMYKISSLKMKGRKFSKNYNTFKMEFEEIKEIFKSNNRIPNSYAIFKKFELEQNYTNVNLKKLVFRCWEIEKDIKTGKIEMETGVETLIMEICSFFRRK
- a CDS encoding PTS transporter subunit EIIC; protein product: MKNNGIFAVLQKIGRAFMLPIAVLPMAGILLGVGGSFTNPVLIKTYNLTFLEPGTPLNYLMQLFSNVGLFVFANLPLLFAVGVAIGLANRNKETAALSAVLGFLLFHTIIGTILSFQGITADSVTYDALVGKGLSEAAARGTAALYAKELGIFTLQTGVFGGIVCGIVASAITNKFSDKKLPDYLAFFSGNRFVPVMTIILFIPLAAIFPFIWPTIFMGIVKAGEMFAATGAIGTFFYGFTMRLLNVFGLHHAIYPLFWYTQLGGYQEVAGQMVAGGQNIFFAQLADPTVKHFSATATKTMTGGFLPMMFGLPAAALAMYRTADDKNKAAIKGILLSAALTSFLTGITEPIEFTFLFVAPALYVIHALLEGLAYMLMYVLNVAVGITFSRGIIDFTFFGLLQGNAKTSYFWILILGPVYALVYYFVFKTLILKFNILTPGRGDSENKLYTRKDYNEAKGNTELIDDIVVSLGGAENIENIDACITRLRVTVKDASIVADDARWKELQAKGVIRSGKGIQIVYGTQAETYKNQIREKYRI
- a CDS encoding 5-formyltetrahydrofolate cyclo-ligase; translated protein: MKNRKTDLQTEKDKIRKEILKKRNNLSYEEVEKKSSLIIKNLEKFIKNAENVMIFMDMKNEVRITKLMELYPEKNFFISKITDSKNREMKINKYNENELILHKFGYYESSSNDFYDEKILDIVIVPAIAFDFGKNRIGFGGGYYDTFLKKVREKNKKVLFIGVCYNFQIIKNVPIEEHDIVLDLVVNENQIIR
- the cobU gene encoding bifunctional adenosylcobinamide kinase/adenosylcobinamide-phosphate guanylyltransferase, with amino-acid sequence MALIFVTGGAKSGKSKFSEELILKLNNGKQENVYLATSLVFDEEMKEKVRLHKERRQNNWITVETYKNFENNLNKYFLKVENEIKNNMLVDCLTNMITNIIFEEKDVDWNNFDKKSYVQIVEKLNKNVENSVNELLNVANQFENIVIVSNELGMGLVPNYPLGRYFREIAGKMNQVVADRADEVYFVVSGIPMKIK